The DNA region TGATTGGTGCGACGACAGAAAACCCAAGTTTTGAAGTTGTTTCCGCGCTTTTATCGCGAAGTCAGGTGTATGTTCTGAAATCCTTGAGTTTTGAAAAACTCGAAGAACTTGCGGAAATCTCTTTGAACAAATTTAACGAAGAAGAAAACACTTCATTTACAGTAAAAGACAAAGAAGCGTTCATTCAGTATTCTGGTGGCGACGCGAGAAAGCTGATCAATTCGGTGGAGTTGGTTCTGAATCAATTTAAGAATTCCAGAAAGAAGGAAATTACCAATGAAGACGTGATGTCGGTTTTGCAGGAAACCATGGCGCTTTACGATAAGAATGGTGAACAACACTACGATATTATTTCGGCATTCATCAAATCGATGCGCGGTTCCGATCCGAACGGTGCGGTGTATTGGTTGGCGAGAATGTTGGTGGGCGGTGAAGATATCAAATTTATTGCAAGAAGAATGGTGATTCTTGCGGCGGAAGATATCGGTTTGGCAAATCCGAATGCATTGGTGGTCGCGAATAACTGTTTTCAGGCAATCAACGTCATCGGAAATCCTGAGGCGAGAATTATTCTGAGTGAGACCGCGGTTTATCTGGCGGTTTCCCCAAAATCCAATTCAACTTATGTGGCGATCAATGAAGCGATGGCTTTTGTAAAGAAGACAGGAAATCTCCCGGTTCCGCTTCATTTGCGAAATGCGCCTACCAAACTGATGAAAGATTTGGATTACGGTAAAAATTACGGCTATGCACATTCGCACGAAGGAAATTTTGTAGATCTTGAATTTCTGCCCGAAGAAATCCGGGGGACAAAGTTTTATGAACCCGGAAATAATTCCACTGAGAATAAGATCGCGGAAGAGCTTAAAAAGAAATGGAAAGACAAGTATTGATCTCCCCGAAAAACATTTGAGAATTATTTCGTTGATTTCCAGATGTTTTTTTATCTTTAAGTCAAATTATTCGAGATGAAGAATTTTTATTTTCTCCCTATGTTTTTGGCGCTTTTTGTGAATGTTTCGGCACAAAGTTTTTTCGAAAATAAAAGTGTTGTCGATCAGGAAATCGCGCGTTACCACAAAATGGTCGATTTCAACATCAATCCCAATACCTTAAATTACGATATCAAATACCAAAGGTTGGATCTGCAGCTTGATCCCAATATTTTGTGGGTTGCAGGTTCTGTGACTTCGCATTTTTTGGCAAAGGAAAATCTTTCGAATATTTACTTTGATTTTACCAATACGATTCCCGTTTCTCAAGTTACTTATCACGGACAAATTTTAAATTTTCAGCAGATTTCGACCAAGGAACTAAAAATTGATTTTCCTACGACAATTGCTACTAATTCGCTGGATTCATTGACGATTCATTATTCGGGAGTTCCTGACAATTCTGGACGAACTTCTTTCTATGTCGGCAGCAAGTACGGGAATCCGACTCTGGCAACGCTTTCAGAACCTTATGGTGCGCAAAACTGGTTTCCAACCAAGCAAAGTATGAACGACAAGATCGACCGCTTTGATTTCAAAATTACCACACCCGATCAGTTTGATGTGGCTGCAAACGGAAAACTGATGTCGGAAACGCCGCTTCCCAATAATCAGAAAATGACTTTCTGGCGAACTCAATATCCAATGGCGGCTTATCTTGCGGCGGTTTCGATCGGAAAATTTACGAAGATGAATGATGTAATGGGAGCATCCAATTTTCCGTTTGTAAACTATATCTATAATGAAACAGCTACGAGCAGCGCAATTCTCGCCAATCTTGAGTGGACGAAGACCGCAATGAATATTTTTGAAAACCATTTCGGACCCTATCCTTTTTCAAATGAAAAGTATGGACACATGGAGTTTAACGTAAACGGAGCGGCGATGGAGCATCAGACGATGTCTTCAATGGGCGATTTCGGAAAAGGTACGATCGCGCACGAATTGGCTCACCAATGGTTTGGCGACAAAATTACATGTGGAAGCTGGAACGATATCTGGCTAAATGAGGGATTTGCAACCTTTGGCGAACATCTGATTTTCGAGAAAAATTTGATGAGTCAGCCAGAGTTTATGAATTATCTGCAAGCTCAGCTGAACGATATTACAAGTTTGCCAAATGGGAGCATTTATGTGAGCGATTCCAATTTGGGAAATGTTCCGGTCGTGTTCAGCGGACGACTCAGTTATCGGAAAGGTGGCTATGTCTTGAGAATGATGAAATGGATTTTGGGCGATGATGTGTTTTACCAACTTCTTAGGGATTACACTGCAAATCCTTCATTTGTTTATGGTTACGCAAAAACGGAAGACTTCAAGAACCAGATTTTGGTTTCTACCGGAAAAGATTTTACAGGTTTCTTTAATGATTGGATTTATGGGCAAGGTTATCCGACTTACACCATAAAGTGGAACCAGATTCCAGGAAATCCGAATGTGGCTTTTTCGGTTTCCCAGATCCAAAGTGATTCGTCGGTAGATTTTTTTGAGCTTCCGTTACCGGTGAAAGTTGTCGGAACCAATGGCGAAATTGCGAATTTGGTTTTGGATCATAGTTACAACAATCAGCAGTTTTCGCAGCCCGTAAATTTTCAAGTCGCAAGTGTCACTTTTAATGATGAACGGCAAATTATCGAGAAGAATTCTGCAGTCGTTTTTGATCCCTCGCTGTCGGTAATTTCAAGTGAAAATCAGAGAATAGCATTGTATCCTAATCCGGTGCAAAATGAAATCTTTTTTAATGGAATTCAGAAAGTTTCGAAGTATGAAATTTTTTCCTTGGATGGAAAGTTGGTAATTACCGGAAATTATCATCCACCGAAAGGAATCGCGGTGAATATTCTTTCCAAAGGAACCTATCTCATCAAAATCAACGGGCGCTCTTTTAAGTTTATTAAAGAATAATTGGAATTTACAAAAACAACAGAGAACTGCGCATATGCAACAGTTCTCTGCAACAAAATAAATTGAATGAAATGATATCTGCTTTAGCTTACGCTTTTACCTCGGCGTTGATCCCTTCGCTAATCGCTCCGCTGGAAACCGCGATTTCAGGCATTGCGTAGATGTGGGATTTTGCACGGAGTTCCACGATTTTCTTGATGTAGTTCAGGTCTTTCGCTTCTTCCAGAGTCATATCCTGGAATTCGTAGATTTTCACCACATCGTTTCGCTCGAAGGATTTCTTCACTTGGTCGAGTTCCTCTTCATTTTGCACGACGACACTGGTAATCAGTTTGTCCTGCTCGATTTTTTCTGTGTAAAGGGTTTCCTGCCCGAAAAGCCGTTTCCAAAAGTTTCTTTTCACTTCAGGAGCGTTTTCACGGTCGGTTCGGTAGATGATATAATCCTGGTCTTCGAACCCGAATTCTTCTAAACTTGCCGAAACATCTTTCGCTTGATCTTGACTTGGGAATAATCCGACAACGGTGTAATTCATATCGTATTTTTTAATGGTATTATTTTCAATGCAAAGATACGTCTATTTTATTTGTAAAATGTTAAAAAATAAAAAATTAACAGAAAATTGATAAAAATCAGCTTTATTTTTATTAAATAAATAATGATTGATTTTACAAAATTTCATCAATGTGACGAGAATGTTTAAAGGAAAGTATCTTATTGTCAGGAAAGGTCGCAAAAGAATAATTTACAATCCTTAAATTTGCCTTTTCCTTAAAATCTTTAATAATAATGAATATTGTCCTGGCTTCAACTTCCACGCTTTTTGGCGGCAACTATCTGGAATATTTAACCGATGAAATT from Chryseobacterium suipulveris includes:
- a CDS encoding replication-associated recombination protein A, producing the protein MNHNIPLAEKLRPKTLDEVLGQEHLTGKNGTIRKMLENDSLNSLIFWGPPGTGKTTLAEIISEKSGRKFYKLSAVSSGVKDVRDVIDEAKKQNLFSGKSPILFIDEIHRFNKSQQDSLLHAVEKGWIVLIGATTENPSFEVVSALLSRSQVYVLKSLSFEKLEELAEISLNKFNEEENTSFTVKDKEAFIQYSGGDARKLINSVELVLNQFKNSRKKEITNEDVMSVLQETMALYDKNGEQHYDIISAFIKSMRGSDPNGAVYWLARMLVGGEDIKFIARRMVILAAEDIGLANPNALVVANNCFQAINVIGNPEARIILSETAVYLAVSPKSNSTYVAINEAMAFVKKTGNLPVPLHLRNAPTKLMKDLDYGKNYGYAHSHEGNFVDLEFLPEEIRGTKFYEPGNNSTENKIAEELKKKWKDKY
- a CDS encoding M1 family aminopeptidase, with product MKNFYFLPMFLALFVNVSAQSFFENKSVVDQEIARYHKMVDFNINPNTLNYDIKYQRLDLQLDPNILWVAGSVTSHFLAKENLSNIYFDFTNTIPVSQVTYHGQILNFQQISTKELKIDFPTTIATNSLDSLTIHYSGVPDNSGRTSFYVGSKYGNPTLATLSEPYGAQNWFPTKQSMNDKIDRFDFKITTPDQFDVAANGKLMSETPLPNNQKMTFWRTQYPMAAYLAAVSIGKFTKMNDVMGASNFPFVNYIYNETATSSAILANLEWTKTAMNIFENHFGPYPFSNEKYGHMEFNVNGAAMEHQTMSSMGDFGKGTIAHELAHQWFGDKITCGSWNDIWLNEGFATFGEHLIFEKNLMSQPEFMNYLQAQLNDITSLPNGSIYVSDSNLGNVPVVFSGRLSYRKGGYVLRMMKWILGDDVFYQLLRDYTANPSFVYGYAKTEDFKNQILVSTGKDFTGFFNDWIYGQGYPTYTIKWNQIPGNPNVAFSVSQIQSDSSVDFFELPLPVKVVGTNGEIANLVLDHSYNNQQFSQPVNFQVASVTFNDERQIIEKNSAVVFDPSLSVISSENQRIALYPNPVQNEIFFNGIQKVSKYEIFSLDGKLVITGNYHPPKGIAVNILSKGTYLIKINGRSFKFIKE